The window GCGTACGCTGATCTCTTATCTGCCGCTCTTCCTCATCGCGCTGGTGATCGTCGTTCTTTTCTACCTGCTGGCCCGCTGGGTGGGCCGCTGGGACGGCCTGTATGCCCGCATCGCCCACAACCGCTTCGCCCAGGACATTCTGCGTCAGGCGGTGCGCACCGGCATCCTGGTGGTCGGCATCCTGGTGGCGCTGGAGTTGCTCGACGCCACCGCTCTGGTCGGCGCGGTGCTCGGCGCCGCCGGCGTTCTCGGCTTGGCCTTGGGCTTCGCCTTCCGCGACCTGGTGGAAAACTACCTGGCGAGCGTCCTGATGAGCCTGCGCCAGCCCTTCGCGCCGAACGATCACGTCCGGATCGACGACCTCGAAGGCAAGGTGGTGCGCTTGACCTCCCGGGCGACTATTCTGATGACCCTCGACGGCAACCACCTGCGGATTCCCAACTCGCAGGTGTTCAAGGGCGTGATCCTCAACTACAGCCGCAACCCCAACCGCCGCTTCGACTTTGGCGTCGGCGTGGGGGTGGGTGAGGACTTGGTGGAGGCACAGCGGCTCGGGGTCGACGCCCTCGTCACGATGGAGAGCGTGCTCGAGGATCCGGGTCCACGGGCGCTGATCACCGAACTCGGCGATTCGAGCGTGACGCTGCGCTTCTGGGGCTGGGTGGACCAGCGCGAAGCGGATTTCGGCAAGGTCAAAGGGGAGGCCATCCGACGGGTCAAGAAGGTGCTCGAAGGGGCCGGCATGGACCTACCGGAGCCGATCTATCGGATCCACATGGTGCGGGGCGGCGCGCCGGAACCGGCCACCCCACCGGCCGCGCCGCCCAACCGGGACCACGTCGCGGACCTCACACCGGACGATGACGTGGAACGCCAGATCGCCGAAGACCGCGCCACCGACGAGGGTGGCACCGATCTCCTGTCCGAGAGCGGACCGACGGAGTAGGACCGCGGCGCGGCTTCGCTCCATCACCGGCGGCACCTCAGGCCGGTTCCAGCAGTACCTTGGTGCAGCCCTCGGTCCGCGCCGCGAACATTGCGTAGGCCTCGTCACCGCGCGCCAGGGGCATGCGGTGGGAGACGATCGCCGACAGGTCGTAGCGACCGGTGACGGCCAAATTCAGCAGCCGGTCCATGTAGGCCCGGGCCGGACAGCGGCCGGTGCGGAAGGTGAGGTTCTTGTCGTAAGCCTCCGCCGGACTGAAGGCGAAGGTCGGTGCGGTGTGCACGCCGACCGCCGCCACGCTACCGCCCGGTCGCACCAGATCGATCGCCAGACGGCTCGCTCCAGGACTGCCCACCGCTTCGAGCACGGCGTCGGCGCCGCGACCTTCGGTGGCGGCGCCGACCGCCGCCACCACCGACTCCTCACCGCGACCGAGATCGAGGCCCTCGGCGCCGAAGCCTTCGGCCAGGGCGAGACGGCCGGGCACCGAGTCCACCGCCAGCACCCGCTCCGCCCCCAGTTCCCGGGCGCCCACCACCGCCATCAGGCCCACCGGGCCGCAGCCGAGCACCACCGCCACCTCGCCGGGCCGGCAACCGGCCAGCTCGGCGCAGAAGAATCCCGTCGCCAGGATGTCGCCGGTGAACAGGGCCACCTCCGGCGCCAGACCTGCCGGCACCGCCACCAGGGTCGAGTCCGCCAGCGGTATCCGCGCGTACTCTGCCTGCACGCCGTGCAGGCCCTCTCCACCCTCCACCCAGCCGTAGAGCTGGCCGGCGGAGCAGCGGCCGGTCAGGCCCCGCCGGCAGTAGAAGCAGGCTCCGCAGCAGGTGGTGAACGGGCTGACCACTCGGTCTGCCGGCCGAAAGGAGCGGACCTCGGCGCCTACTTCGACCACCTCCCCCACCAGCTCGTGGCCCATCACCGTACCGACATCGAGGCCCGCCTCGCGACCGTGATACACGTGAAGATCCGAACCGCACAGGCCGGCCAACTCGACCCGCACCAGCGCATCGCCCGGTGACCGGATCGAGGGATCCGGAACCGTTTCCCAGGACAACCGCTCTACCCCTTGGAAGGTCAACGCTCGCATGGGGAGATGGTACAGGGCCGTAGCGCCAGGCGGGTGAATTCGCTACCCTTGGACCCGACTCCGATGAGCCCCTTCCGATGAGCTTTCTCCGCGCCCTTCGCCGCTGGTTTCCCGCCGCGGTGGTCTTGCTCGTGCTGGCCCGCCTGCTGTGGGTTCGCCTCTTCGCACCCTGGCCCGGCCAGGAGAAGTTCACGCAGTCGGTGCTCGCCCTGCTGTTGGGCGGCATCGCCCTCTTCCTGTGGATGCTCCTCGCCTCCGGCTGGCGCTGGTGGGTGCGCCTCGGGTGGGTGGTGGCCCTGGTCGCCGTCTCGACTCTCGCCTTCGCCACCCTGCGGGTGACCGGCGTCACCGGCGATCTGGTGCCGATCTTCGACTGGCGCTGGGAGAGAACCGTGGCGGACGACGACAGCGCCGTACGGGCGGTGGACCGGAACGTCGATCCGCAGGACTTCGCGACCGTCTCCTTTCCGCAGTTCCTCGGCCCTGACCGCGACGCCACCCTCGCCGGCCCGCCTCTCGATGCGAATTGGCAGGCGCGCCCGCCGAAGCAAGTTTGGCGGCGGACGATGGGCGAGGGCTGGTCCGCCTTCGCGGTGGATCGCGGGCTGGCCGTCACCCAGGAACAGTATGGCGACGAGGAACACATCGTCGCCTACGAGCTGGCGAACGGCGAACCGGTGTGGTCCCACGGCGAGGCCGAGAAATACGAGAGCCCGGTGGCCGGCAACGGACCGCGTGCCACTCCCACCATCGCCGGCGAGCGGGTCTTCGCCATGGGCTCGACGGGTCGCCTGACGGCGGTCGACTTCCGCACCGGCGACCGCCTATGGAGCCGCCATCTCTACCGAGAAACGGGCGCACAACTACCGGACTGGGGGGTCGCCGCCTCGCCGCTGGCGATGGAGATCGCCGGCGAAGAGCTGGTGGTGGTGCCGGTGGGCACGTCGCCGGCCGGCGACGGCGGGTTGCTGATGGCGCTCGACGCCGCCACCGGCGAAACCCGCTGGCGCGGCGGCGAGGGCCGTTCCGGGTATGCCTCGCCGGTGCTCGTCACCCTCGCCGGCCGGCCGCAGATCCTGACCTTCAATGTCGCCAGCGCCACCGCCCACGATCCGGCGGACGGTCGCGTACTATGGCGGGTGGAGTGGTCCAAGGCGCAGCCCAACGTCGCCCAGCCGCTGGTGCTGCCGGGGGATCGCGTTCTGCTCTCCTCGGGCTACGGCATCGGCGCCAAGCTCTTCCGCATCGTCGCCGGTGCGGACGGTACCCTGACGCCCCAGCTCGAATGGGAGAGCCCGCGTCTCAAGGCCAAGTTCACGACCCTGGTGCATCACGCCGGCGCCGTCTTCGGCCTCGATGACGGCACTCTGGTGAGCCTCGACCCGGCCACCGGCGAGCGCCACTGGAAGCGCGGCCGCTACGGCCACGGCCAGACCTTGCTGGTGGGCGACCTGCTGGTGATCGTGAGCGAAAAGGGCGAGGTCGTGCTGGTGGCGGCAGACCCCGAGGAGTATCGCGAGCTGGCCCGCCTCGCGGCCGTCGAAGGCAAGACCTGGAACAACCCTGCGCTCGCCGGACCGTACTTGCTGGTGCGCAACCACCGCGAGGCGGTCTGCTACGAACTACCCGTCGCGCCCGAGCGGATCACCTCGGCGTCCACCGTAGCCGCTGGCGGTTAGTGCGATTCGAACCTCACTCAGCAACAGGAGACGGTTTCATGCCCCGAAGGATTCTCTTCCTCAGTTTCGCCACTCTGCTGGCTCTCTTGCTGACGCTGGCCGGTTGCGGTGGTGACGGCGATACCAACGCGACCGGTGACTCCAGCGGTGGCGACAGCAACGAACGCCGCTTTCTCTCCGTCGGCACGGCGCCACCGGGCGGTACCTTCTTCGTGGTGGGCGGCGCCTTGGCGGAGACTCTCGACCAGTCCGGTGGCGCATCCTGGCGGGTGACCGCCGAGGCCACCAAGGGCACCCAGGAGAACATCCGTCGTCTCGATCGCGGCGAGCTGGATCTGGCCCTCGCCAACGCCGCCATCAGCTACTTCGCAGTGCGCGGCGAGGCGGCCTGGGAAAAGCCCTTCGAGATCCGCTCGCTGATGACCCTGGCACCGAACGTCGCGCTGTTTGTCACCCCGGCGGACTCGGGGGTTCAGACGATCGCCGACCTCGCCGGCAGGCGGGTGGTGATCGGCCCCGCCGGCGCCGGCTTCGAGCACTTTGTGAATCCCATTCTCGCGGCCCACGACCTCACCCAGGACGACCTGACGCCGCTCTCCGCCACCCAGAGCGGCGCCGTCGATCTGTTGACCGACGGCGCCGCCGACGCGGCCTTTCTCGGCGGCGGCGTGCCGACGCCTTCCATCACCCAACTCTCTGCCTCGCGGGAGGTGCGCTTTCTGCCCTTCGCGCCGGAGATCCGGCAACGGCTGGTGACGGACTATCCGTTCTTCGCCCCGGCCACCATCGCCGCCGGCACCTACCGCGGCCAGACGGAGGCATTCGAGGGCCTGAATGTCGGTTCGATGCACCTCATCGCCGCGGCGGACCTCGACGAAGAAACCGCCTACCGCATCGTCAAGACCCTGTGGGAAAACCGCGAGCGGGTGGTCGAGCGCCATGCCGCCGGCCGCGCCATCCGTCCGGAGATCGTGGTGCGCGATGTCGGGACGCCCTTCCACCCGGGGGCCGAGCGCTACTTCCGGGAGATCGGCATCTGGCCCGAGCCGTCGACCGGTGACTCCGAGTCCGAAGATCCGCCCACCGGCGAGTCCTGACGAGGGCATCGCTCCTGACCCTGACGAACACGCCCCGCGAACGGCTGACCTCGACCCTGGCGGTGGCCCTTTCGGTCTTCTGCCTGGTCGAGGTCAACTACCCGCTGCTCACCCCGCCGGGCGAGCTGGCGGCATTCGCCACCCTCGGGGTGTGCATTGCCTTCCTGAAAGGGAAGCATGTTGTCGGCTGGGTCGGAGCGGCGCTATTCGCCGCCGTCGGGCTCTTCCTGTTCGTCCAGAGCGAACCGCTGTTCGAGCCCCTGTGGCTCGCCGGCCGGACCCTCGGTGAGCGGGCCGGCGCCGAAACCTCCATCGACCTCTGGGTCGGCACCGTCGGCCTGCTGTTGATCCTCGTCGCCACGGTGCGCACGGTGGGCTGGCCCCTGCCCATCCTGGCCGGCATCTTCCTGCTCTACGCGGTCTTCGGCAGCTCCCTACCGGATGCTCTGTTCCCCCATCGCGGCTACTCCTGGGAACGCATCGTCGGCCAGACCTTCCTGCAGAGCCAGGGGGTCTTCGGTGTCGCTCTGCAGGTGATGTTTCGCTATGTCTTTCTGTTTTTGATCTTCGGCGCGGTGCTCGAAGCCACCGGCGCCACCCGCTGGGTGCTCGAGGGGGTGCGGCGGCTGTTCCGCGGCCGAGCCGGCGCGCCGGCCAAGGTGGCGGTGCTGTCGAGCGGACTCCTGGGCTCCCTCTCCGGTAGCGCCGTCGCCAACACCGCCACCACCGGCACCTTCACCATCCCGATGATGCGCGCCGGCGGTTTCAGCCGCAAGGTGGCGGCGGGCCTCGAAGCGGCGGCTTCCTCCGGAGGAGCACTGATGCCGCCGGTGATGGGCGCCGGCGCCTACATGATGCTGGAGATCATCGATCCGCCGGTGACCTACGTGGAGATCCTGCGGGCGGCACTGCTGCCGGCGGTGCTCTACTACCTGTCGCTCCTGTTGATCGTCGACGGCTACTCGAAGCGGCTGGCCCTCAAGGGTGAGAAAATCGCTTCCGATGCTCCACCGGCCTCAGGCCTCGACCTCGCCGAGGACGAAACCGAAGAGGGCGACTCCGCCGAAGAGGACTCCCGCGACAGCCTGTGGCGTTACGAGGGCTTGCTGTTCCTCGCCGGACTCGGGCTACTGATCGGCTTTCTGCTCTCCGGGGTGAGCGTCTTCCGCTCGGTCACGGTGGCGCTGGCGGGCGTTCTGTTGCTCTCTTTCTTCCACCGGCGCACCCGCTTCCGCTGGCGCGGCCTCGCCCGCTGCTTCGACGGGGGAGCCCGCGCCGGCGTCGCCCTGATCACCGCCGCCGCCGCCGTCGGGGTGGTGATCGGCGTGGTCACCCTGACCGGCCTCGGTACCCGCCTGCCGGCGATGATCCTGCCGCTCGCGGCGGACCACCTGCTGCTCGCCCTGGCGGCGATCATGGTGTCCGCCATCATTCTCGGCATGGGCCTGCCGTCGGCGGTCTGCTACCTGCTGCTGGCAACGCTGGTGGGGCCGGTTCTGGGGCAACTCGGCGTGCCGCCGCTAGCGGCACATCTGTTCATCTTCTACTTCGGGATGATGTCGATGGTCACTCCGCCGGTGGCCCTGGCCGCTTATGCCGCCAGCTCCATCTCCGGCTCCGGCCTGCTCGAAAGCGGGCTGGCGGCCTTCCGCTTCGCCCTCGCCGGCTTCACCCTGCCCTACCTGTTCGTCTTCCGGCCGGGCCTGCTGATGCTCACCGGCAGCGGCGAGGCGGCCTCGGCGACCACCGTTGCCGTCTCCCTACTGGCCGCCCTCGTCGCCATCGTGCCGCTGGCCGCCGCGGTCTCCGGCTACCTGTTCGGTCTCCTCGGCCCCGCCGCGCGGGGAGCGCTCTGGCTCGCCGCCCTCCTCGCCCTCTTCCCACCGGCTTCCGGTGTTGGTTTCTCCCTCGCCAACGGCATCGGCGCCGCCCTGCTCGTGGCCGTCGCCGTCGCGAGTTGGCGTCAGAGCCGTCTCGTACCCACGTAGTAGATCGACGAAACTCGCGGGCGTCCTTCGCGTATCAGCCTCGGGTCACCTGATTTTCTCGCGGGCCTCGCGGCCGCACCCGGGCTGATGGCACTACCCCACGCCCCATCCGTCGTCATACCCGTCGCGAGGCCTCCGAGACCTTTCCTTCGAAGAGGAGCGAATCCATGAGCAAGAGAATCTACCCAGGAACCGCAGCCCTCGTGCTGCTCATCGCGTTGGTCGCCACCCCCCTGTCCGCTCAGGTCCGGGGCATGCCGGAAGTCAGCCCCGACGCCCATGTAACCCAGGTCGTCGGCGTGGCGAAGATCAAGATCGCCTACCACCGCCCGGCGGTCAACGACCGCGACATCTTCGGCGCCCTGGTGCCGGACGGCGGCGTGTGGCGGGCCGGCGCCAACGAGAACACCACCATCACCTTCAGTGCGCCGGCCAAGGTGCAGGGCCAGAGCATCGGCGCCGGCACCTACGGCCTGCACATGATCCCCGAGGGCAACGACTGGACGATCATCTTCAGCAACAACTCGACCTCTTGGGGCAGCTTCTCCTACGACCAGGCCGAGGACGCCCTGCGGGTCACCACCACCGCCTCCAAAGCGCCCTTCACCGAGCGCCTGACCTTCGACTTCGAGAACCTGGACAACGATTCGGCCACCGTGTTCCTGCAGTGGGCCGAAACGAAGATTCCCTTCGAAGTGGAGTTCGACACCCACGGGCTGGCCCTGGCATCGATGCAGAACCAACTCCGCTCGCGGGCAGGATTCAACTTCCTCGGCTTCACCTCCGCGGCCAACTACCTCGTCCAGAACGACATCGAGCACGAGCAGGCCCTCGCCTGGGCGGACCAGGCGCTCGGCATGCAGCGCAACTTCGCCACCGTATTCACCAAGTCGCGGGTGCTCCGCATGATGGGGCAAGAGGCCGAAGCCGAGGCGATGATGGTGGAAGCGGTGCCGCTGGGCAATGAAGGCCAGGTCAACTTCCTCGGCTACCAGTTCATGCAGGCCGAGGACTACGACCAAGCCATCGAGATCTTCCAGAAGAACGTCGACGACCACCCGGAGTCGTGGAATGTCTACGACAGTCTGGGCGAGGCCTACGCCGCCAAGGGCGACACCCAGAGGGCCCGGAACCTCTACTCGAAAGCCCTGGAAATGGCCCCGGATGGGCAGAAGCCTCGCATCCAGGGCATTCTCGACAACATGTCGTAGTTCGCCTCCGGAAGCCATGACTCGCGGGCTTCGGCGCCGCCGCTCCGGAGCCCGCGAGTCCGCTCACCAGCTCCCCATGCCCCGACGTCTGGTCGCAGAGGTTTGGCGAGATGGAAAGGTTAGGGGATGATGGCCGCACCATGGCCAAAGCGAATCCCTCACCGGGCGCCCGGGCGCTCGAGTCCTGGCGGCGCCTGAGCCGGCGACCCGGCGGTAAATGGCTCTACAGCCGTCTCGTTTCCCTGACCGTCCCCTACACCGGCTCCATTGGAGCGAAGGTCGAGTCCCTCGAGCCGGGACACGTCGTGGTGTCTCTGCGCGATCGCCGCAGGGTGCGCAACCATCTCGCCTCGATCCACGCCGTGGCGTTGATCAACCTGGGAGAGTTCACCAGCGGCCTGGCGATGCTGACCGGCCTGCCCACCAGTGTGCGCGGCATCGTCACGCAACTCTCCGGCGAGTTCATCAAGAAAGCGCGCGGCCGGCTGATGGCCGATTGCCAATGCCGTCCACCGGAAGTGCGCGAGACGGCCGACTACCCGGTGGTGGCGGAGATCCGCAACGCCGACGACGAGGTGGTGGCTCGGGTGACCACTCACTGGAGGCTGGCCCCCAAATGAGCGACTCTCCAAAGCCCGACGCCAAAGCAGTTACCGGGGACGCCTCGGTGGTCGATCCGGACCAGATCGACACGCAGAGGATCGTCCCGGTGCGCTATCGGTCGGACGAATACCCGCTCCTCGACACCCCCCTGGCGGACCACCTGGGGATCGAAGTACCGCTGATCTGCGGCCCCATGTACCCGTGCAGCAACCCGGATCTGGTGGGCGCCGTCTCCGCCGCCGGGGGGATGGGAGTCCTGCAGCCGATCTCCTTGACCTACGTTCACGGTCACGACTTCCGGGAAGGGGTGCGTCTGATCCACAGACTCGCCGGCGGCCGGCCGGTGGGGATGAACGCGCTGATCGAGAAATCCTCCAAGCTCTACCACGAGCGCATGGTGCAGTGGATCGACATCGCTCTGGAGGAAGGAGTGCGGTTCTTCGTCACCTCCCTCGGCAACCCCGCCTGGGTGGTGGAGAAGGTCCACGCCGTAGGCGGCGTCGTCTACCACGACGTCACCGAGCGCAAATGGGCCGAGAAGGGTGCCGCCGGAGGGGTGGACGGCCTGATCGCCGTCAACAACCGGGCCGGCGGCCACGCCGGCCAGCGCACCCCGGCGGAACTTCTCGACGAAGTCGCCGACCTCGGCCTGCCGGTGGTCTGCGCCGGCGGCATCGGTACCGAGCAAAACTTTGTCGAGGCCCTAAAGCTCGGCTACGCCGGCGTCCAGATGGGCACCCGGTTCATCGCTACCGAAGAGTGCCGCGCCGCCGACGCCTACAAACAAGCCATCCTCGAAGCCGACGCCGACGACATCGTCCTCTCCGAGCGCATCACCGGCGTGCCGGTGGCGGTGATCAACACCCCCTACATCGAAAAGATGGGCCTCAAAGCCGGCCCCTTCGCCCGCTGGATGCTGCGCGGCCGCAAGCGCAAACACTGGATGCGTACCTTCTACGCCTTGAAGTCCATCCGCCAGCTCAAAAAGGCGTCACTGGACGAGGAGGCGAGCCGCGAGTACTGGCAAGCAGGCAAGAGCGCCGATGGCGTGCGCGAGATCGAGCCGGCGGGGGAGATCGTTCAGCGGTTTGCGGGGGCGGCGAAGGGGGTCGCTTCCGACTGACGGCGAATGAACACCGGTCAGCGGTCGAGGGGTGCGCCCGCGGACGGTGCTCGAACTCGCCGGATCCTCACCTCGCCGAAGGGCGCTGTCGTGAGTCCGGCGAGATCGACCGATTCTCAGCTCTTCTCAGCTCGGACAGGCTGCGCTCCGCTCGCGGGCGCACCCCCTGACCTTGGTGAGCGGCGGCGGCCGGGTAGGCCCAAAAATCAGAGTCAAGAATCAGGACAAGGATTGGCAGAACCGCCGTCACGAAATACCCAGGGACAGGCTCTGGAATCGAAAACCGACAAGCGGATTCCGAACTCGTAAATCGGGTAACCTTCCGAAGTCGCGGTCAGCGCTCCAAAGTTCTCGAACACCGTGGTGGATACACAGGGCAGCGATCCGGGCGTCGCGCACCTCCGGTCCGGTCAACTGGCCGGTGGCGAGGACTCATTCGAGCACGCGCCAGTAGTCGCTGGCATCGCGGTTCCGCTCCCAGATGCCTTCTCGAAACTCCGGAGCGAGCCCTTCACCGTCCACGCTGGCATCGCGCAGCTCGAATTCCGGAGAACGACGGCGGCCTTCGAGCACCTGCCTCAGACCTTGTTCGATAAGCGAGGGCAGCGTCGTCGGCTCGTCCTGCGCGGTCTCCTTGGCGCGGTCAAAGAGTTCGCCGGAGATTTCCACAGTAGTTTTCATCTGGGAGACCACAACATTAGAAATGAGCACCCATGATTACCATCCGATGATCGCCGAGAGCAACGACGGCGCCGCCCGCGCCGGCCGGTGCAGCGACGTCGTTGCAAGGTCGGCCGGTTCAGGGAGCCACTGTGCTCCAAGCGGACGTGTCGCCGCTCTCGAAGCCGTCGGCGAACAGGCTCAGGTCGACCAAAAAGCCATGAAACGCCTCGTTGCGAATGCCCCAGCCGGCGATGAAGCGTTTGTCCGGAGAAACCGCGATGGGCGTATCCAACGACCAGGGCTGGAGCCCCTCGACGCCCTTCATCGTCAGGTAGTCGTCGAGTCGGACCATACCGTCCGTTGGGGTCCAGGCGAAGCCAGCGCGCTCGATGGGCGACCCGCCACTCCATCCTACGATCAGGTTGCCGTCCTCGCTGAGATCTCTTGCCCGCGCGCTACCGCCCAGGTCGGGGAGAACCCCGATCAGCTGCGTACCGGTGGTGCTGGTCCAGCGGTACGCCTGGTCGGATTGTTTCCCGCCGCGTCCGCCGACGATGATCGAACCGTCCGAATTGGTCGCCGTCGCTTCTCCCACGGCCTCGCCAGCGCTCAGAGGGCTTTCTATACCGTTAACCCAGCGAACACCTTCCCATATCCCCGTGTCGGGGTTCGCATCCCATCCCACGATCGTTGTGCCACCCTCCGACACGCCGTTGGCTCGACTGTTTTGGCCCACGGCACCGAGGTCGACCATGCCGTCGACCTCGTCCCAGCGAAAAGCTCGAGCGCTGTCGCAGTCGTGCCAGGCCAAACCTACGATCACCGACCCGTCCCCGTTGATCCCCCAGACACTGGTGCTAAACGAGTCGCAAGGCGCCCCACCAGGAACTTCGCCGAGCGGCTCCCAGTTTGTACCGCTCACCCACATCGCCGCCTTTTCGATCGCGCCATCCATGATGGTGCCACCGATCACCGAGCCGTCGCCGGACACGTAGGGCGTCGCGCTGCCGCCGATCATTTGCAGGCCGGAGGCCTGGGTCCAGCGAAAGGCAGAGCCGCCGAGCCCGAAGGAGCCGACGACCACTTGGCCGTCGTCGCTCATCCCGGAAACGATCGCGTTTGGCCCCAGGTCGATGATCGTCTGGGCTTCGGCCTGCGCGGCCAGATGCACGATACACAAGAACAAGCTCCAAGCGATCCAGGTTCTTTTCTTCACGGTTTCCTCCTGCGTGGATTACGGCGTGCGATCCCGTCTCCATCGACATCGCCAGCATCACGCGGGTCGAGGTCGCTTGGCTGCACGGGTCCTTGGTAGCGCCGAAGGTCATTGGGGACGTCGGCTCTGAAAGAGAAACGACGTCCGCGGTTCCTTATTGCGTTCTGGGCTCGATTGTGGCTTCATGGGAGCCGCCGGGTCCTTCGCCTCCGCTTCGCGATTCCTCCGCGGTTTCTTCGCCCGACCTTCGCGCCTTGCTTCGCCCTCTGCCGGGGTCCCGGGCAGCGAATAGATCCTTCGAGATATCCTAGGATCGACGTCGACACTGTCCACCAAACCAGGCGAGGCCCGCGAATCGTCGTTCGAACCTCATGTCTGCGCTCGTAACGAAAAAACCGCTGTTAGCGAGTGATTTCACCGTCGGTGACTGGTCCGTAGAACCGCGCGAGCTGCGCATTCGACGCGGAAGTGAGGATCGGGCCTTGAGCCCCATGCAGATGGATCTGCTGGTGTTCCTTTGCGCCCGTCCAGGTGCGCTGGTGAGCAAGGCTGAGTTGCTGGCAGCGGTTTGGCGAGGTGCGGAGG is drawn from Acidobacteriota bacterium and contains these coding sequences:
- a CDS encoding DUF2191 domain-containing protein; the protein is MEISGELFDRAKETAQDEPTTLPSLIEQGLRQVLEGRRRSPEFELRDASVDGEGLAPEFREGIWERNRDASDYWRVLE